The sequence TTAGTTTTCTCAGAACGATATTCAATACAGTTCTCCGGATTTTTGCTTACTATATTGGCcccaaaaaaatgaaataaaaaaagaaaacaaaataatatacttgggtgaaataaaaaaaataaatcaataGCACCCAGTTAACCTAGATTcaaagtttcttcttcaatctCAATTTATATACACGTTTGAGTTAATGGGAAAGCAAAGTCCAGCTATAAAACACTTGACCGTTAGCGCCATACCCTCCAACAACTAATTGGACCTTCTCCTTCTGCCCAAACAGTATATGCAAGGTACAGCAGTTACTACAAGCACAATATGTCTTGGATAAAAAATGTAACAGAATCTCCGACTTCACTGattaaaaaagtttcatgtGGTTTGATAATTGCTGCTTCTCTATATGCCATTGCACCCAGCCTAAGTGCGCTAGTCTTTGGGGATTCTAAGCAGAGTATTGGGAAGTACACGACAGTGGGCTTAATTAATCGTGGGAATGATTGCTTCATAACATCATCTTTGCAAGGCCTGGCTGGAATACCTCGATTTGTAGAATATTTGAAACGGATAAGAACGGTCCTTCTAGAATTAGAAACTAAGCTGTCAAATAATGCAAAAGGCGACAATCCTACAGTTGATAACACTACAAGGCATAGTCGACTTGAAAACTCGTCTAATTCACTTGCCCCCTTACACGAAAGTCTTACCAGTTTAATTTTGGATTTGATATCTGTAAAAGATCGTAAGACGTCAATTTCTCCGAAAATAGTGATAAACACATTAGAGTCCATCTTTAAATCAAAGATCTCATCCAAACAAAATGATGCACATGAATTTACATTAATATTACTACAAACATTACAGGAAGAACGATCAAAATTGATCGATTACAGTAAACAGATATGTAATTTGAATATACCAAAGTTTCCATTTGAGGGCGAGACTTCCAAGTTTCTAGTATGCCTTAAATGCAAGGGTCTATCAGAACCATCATACAAACAGACTTTCATCCGCGAACTGTCCGTACCACAACAAACATCAGAGAATCTATCCAATATTCTAGCACACGATGAAACAGAAATCATAGACGACTATTCATGCCTGATCTGCCAAATAAGAGCAATCTTAAACCATGAAGAATATAGAAATTTCAAGGACTGTACCCCGgatgaaattttaatgTTGGAcagattgaaaaattatgcCACTAAAGCCCCAATTAACGAAAATTTACCATTCGAAGTAGAACAGTACGTCAAGCGTTACTCAAAGGGCAATTTGCAGGTATCTAATATAAAGGGAAAGGTCATCAAAAAAGATGTAGTAGTACAACTGCCAGACATATTAATTGTTCACTTATCGAGATCCACATTCAATGGTATTACATATTCTAGAAATCCCTGCAATGTCAAATTTGGAGAAAGAATAACACTTTCTGAATATACATTGGCTGAGAGTGGGACAATAACAGAAAACAGGCAAGTCAAAtataatttgaaaagtgttGTGAAACACACCGGTTCTCATTCGAGTGGACACTATATGTGTTACAGACGCAAGACTGAAATTCGTTTCGGGAAGGAG is a genomic window of Saccharomyces cerevisiae S288C chromosome XVI, complete sequence containing:
- the UBP16 gene encoding putative ubiquitin-specific protease UBP16 (Putative deubiquitinating enzyme anchored to the outer mitochondrial membrane; probably not important for general mitochondrial functioning, but may perform a more specialized function at mitochondria) encodes the protein MSWIKNVTESPTSLIKKVSCGLIIAASLYAIAPSLSALVFGDSKQSIGKYTTVGLINRGNDCFITSSLQGLAGIPRFVEYLKRIRTVLLELETKLSNNAKGDNPTVDNTTRHSRLENSSNSLAPLHESLTSLILDLISVKDRKTSISPKIVINTLESIFKSKISSKQNDAHEFTLILLQTLQEERSKLIDYSKQICNLNIPKFPFEGETSKFLVCLKCKGLSEPSYKQTFIRELSVPQQTSENLSNILAHDETEIIDDYSCLICQIRAILNHEEYRNFKDCTPDEILMLDRLKNYATKAPINENLPFEVEQYVKRYSKGNLQVSNIKGKVIKKDVVVQLPDILIVHLSRSTFNGITYSRNPCNVKFGERITLSEYTLAESGTITENRQVKYNLKSVVKHTGSHSSGHYMCYRRKTEIRFGKEDESSFRRAPVVNNEVNKNREQNVAHNDYKKSRYKKVKNALRYPYWQISDTAIKESTASTVLNEQKYAYMLYYERVNK